Proteins encoded together in one Lutra lutra chromosome 4, mLutLut1.2, whole genome shotgun sequence window:
- the LOC125097897 gene encoding cytochrome b-c1 complex subunit 6, mitochondrial isoform X2, whose protein sequence is MGDPILPFLAAVWLCQLAFCTDPLTTVREQCEQLEKCVKARERLEMCDQRVSSRSQTEEDCTEELFDFLHARDHCVAHKLFNSLK, encoded by the exons ATGGGAGACCCCATTCTCCCATTTCTGGCGGCAGTGTGGCTCTGCCAGCTGGCCTTCTGCACG GATCCCCTTACAACAGTGAGAGAGCAATGCGAGCAGCTGGAGAAATGTGTAAAGGCTCGGGAGCGGCTAGAGATGTGTGACCAGCGTGTATCCTCCAGGTCACAGACAGAGGAGGATTGCACGGAGGAGCTCTTTGACTTCCTGCATGCAAGGGACCACTGC GTGGCCCACAAACTCTTCAACAGCTTGAAATAA
- the LOC125097897 gene encoding cytochrome b-c1 complex subunit 6, mitochondrial isoform X1, with product MGLEDERKMLTGSGDPKEEEEEEEELVDPLTTVREQCEQLEKCVKARERLEMCDQRVSSRSQTEEDCTEELFDFLHARDHCVAHKLFNSLK from the exons ATGGGGCTGGAGGACGAGCGAAAGATGCTGACCGGGTCCGGAGATCCCAAGGAG gaggaagaggaggaggaggaattagTG GATCCCCTTACAACAGTGAGAGAGCAATGCGAGCAGCTGGAGAAATGTGTAAAGGCTCGGGAGCGGCTAGAGATGTGTGACCAGCGTGTATCCTCCAGGTCACAGACAGAGGAGGATTGCACGGAGGAGCTCTTTGACTTCCTGCATGCAAGGGACCACTGC GTGGCCCACAAACTCTTCAACAGCTTGAAATAA